A section of the Stenotrophomonas sp. 364 genome encodes:
- a CDS encoding alkene reductase, which produces MTSTSDGPLFTPTRLGAIAVANRIAMAPLTRNRAIEGRVPNPLAIQYYEQRASAGLIIAEATQISPLGQGYLDTPGIYSQDQIDAWKKVTDAVHARAGKIVLQLWHVGRISHTSLLPDGEVPVAPSALPAKAKTFTSKGFEDVSAPRALELSEIPGLIQDYRQAARNAITAGFDGVEVHAANGYLIDQFLRDGSNQRTDEYGGSIENRTRLLDEVVRAIASEIGPERTGVRLSPVTPANDAADSNPQPLFERAVERLDAIGPLAFIHVIEGATGGPRDNIAFDYAALRAKFKGAWIANNGYTKDTAEAAIASGYADVIAFGRPFIANPDLVERLRLGVALSDLDPDTLYGGGSRGYTDYPSVSGA; this is translated from the coding sequence ATGACTTCCACCAGTGACGGCCCATTGTTCACCCCTACCCGGCTCGGCGCGATCGCGGTGGCCAACCGCATCGCGATGGCCCCGCTCACCCGCAACCGCGCCATTGAAGGGCGCGTGCCCAATCCCCTGGCGATCCAGTACTACGAACAGCGCGCCAGCGCCGGCCTGATCATTGCCGAGGCTACCCAGATCAGCCCGCTCGGCCAGGGCTACCTGGACACCCCCGGGATCTACAGCCAGGACCAGATCGACGCCTGGAAGAAGGTCACCGACGCGGTGCATGCGCGCGCCGGCAAGATCGTGCTGCAGCTGTGGCACGTCGGCCGGATCTCGCACACCAGCCTGCTGCCCGACGGTGAGGTGCCGGTGGCGCCGAGTGCGCTGCCGGCCAAGGCCAAGACCTTTACCAGCAAAGGCTTCGAGGATGTCTCGGCACCCCGCGCACTGGAACTCTCCGAGATTCCCGGATTGATCCAGGACTACCGCCAGGCAGCGCGCAATGCGATCACCGCCGGCTTCGATGGCGTGGAAGTGCACGCGGCCAACGGCTACCTGATCGACCAGTTCCTGCGCGACGGCAGCAACCAGCGCACCGACGAATACGGTGGCAGCATCGAGAACCGCACGCGCCTGCTGGATGAGGTGGTCCGTGCCATCGCATCGGAGATTGGCCCCGAGCGCACCGGCGTGCGCCTCTCCCCGGTGACCCCGGCCAACGACGCTGCCGACTCCAATCCCCAGCCACTGTTCGAACGCGCCGTGGAGCGCCTGGATGCGATTGGCCCGCTGGCCTTCATCCACGTCATCGAAGGCGCCACCGGCGGCCCGCGCGACAACATCGCGTTCGACTACGCCGCGCTGCGCGCGAAGTTCAAGGGGGCGTGGATCGCCAACAACGGCTACACCAAGGACACCGCCGAAGCCGCCATCGCCTCCGGCTACGCCGACGTGATCGCCTTCGGTCGTCCGTTCATTGCCAACCCCGATCTGGTTGAACGCCTGCGCCTGGGCGTTGCATTGTCCGACCTCGACCCGGACACCCTGTACGGCGGCGGCTCGCGCGGCTACACCGATTACCCGAGCGTCTCGGGCGCATGA
- a CDS encoding VOC family protein: protein MSSDRPFQIQHIDHIVLRVQDLPRAVAFYRDVLGCTVARERPSLGMVHMHAGTSMIDLVAVDGKLGTPGGAAAGTQGRNLEHLCLRVEPFDVEQLRAHLQMHAVELRGKPANNFGAEGDGLSVYLYDPDGNGVELKGPASDCGCS from the coding sequence ATGAGCAGCGACCGTCCCTTCCAGATCCAGCATATCGACCACATCGTGCTGCGCGTGCAGGACCTGCCGCGTGCGGTGGCGTTCTACCGCGATGTACTCGGCTGCACGGTGGCGCGCGAGCGACCGTCGCTGGGCATGGTGCACATGCACGCCGGCACGTCGATGATCGATCTGGTCGCCGTGGACGGAAAGCTCGGCACCCCCGGTGGCGCGGCGGCGGGTACGCAGGGACGCAACCTGGAGCACCTGTGCCTGCGGGTGGAGCCGTTCGATGTTGAACAGCTGAGGGCGCACCTGCAGATGCACGCGGTGGAACTGCGCGGCAAACCGGCGAACAACTTCGGCGCCGAGGGCGATGGCCTGTCGGTGTACCTGTACGACCCGGACGGCAACGGGGTGGAGCTGAAGGGCCCGGCCAGCGACTGCGGCTGCAGCTAA
- a CDS encoding SDR family NAD(P)-dependent oxidoreductase — protein sequence MIDYQLKGKVAIVTGGVSGIGLAAAELLAASGAAVAVWDLKDDAVQETAEALRGKGVKAIGIAVDVTDEKAVEAAVQRTVQELGGLHIAVNNAGIGGPSATSGDYPVDGWKRVIDVNLTSVFLCQRAQIQAMRGGGKGGSIINMASILGQVGFNNSAAYVAAKHGVVGLTQTAAWEHAGDRIRVNAVGPGFIATPLLDKMDPTVRQALESKHALGRLGQPDEVAALVAWLASDDASFATGTYYAIDGGYLAQ from the coding sequence ATGATTGATTATCAGCTTAAGGGCAAGGTGGCGATCGTGACCGGTGGTGTGTCCGGCATCGGCCTGGCCGCGGCCGAACTGCTCGCAGCATCCGGCGCAGCGGTGGCGGTGTGGGATCTGAAGGACGATGCGGTGCAGGAGACCGCCGAGGCGCTGCGCGGCAAGGGTGTCAAGGCGATCGGCATCGCGGTCGACGTCACCGACGAAAAGGCCGTTGAAGCGGCGGTACAGCGCACCGTGCAGGAACTGGGCGGCCTGCACATCGCCGTCAACAACGCCGGCATCGGCGGACCGTCGGCGACCAGCGGCGACTACCCGGTGGACGGCTGGAAGCGCGTCATCGACGTCAATCTCACCAGTGTGTTCCTGTGCCAGCGAGCGCAGATCCAGGCCATGCGCGGCGGCGGCAAGGGCGGCAGCATCATCAACATGGCCTCCATCCTGGGGCAGGTGGGGTTCAACAATTCCGCTGCCTACGTGGCCGCCAAGCACGGGGTGGTCGGGTTGACCCAGACCGCGGCGTGGGAGCACGCCGGCGACAGGATCCGGGTCAATGCGGTCGGCCCCGGCTTCATCGCCACCCCGCTGCTGGACAAGATGGACCCGACGGTCAGGCAGGCGTTGGAAAGCAAGCACGCGCTGGGCCGTCTCGGCCAGCCCGATGAGGTCGCCGCGCTGGTGGCCTGGCTGGCCAGCGACGATGCCTCGTTCGCGACCGGCACGTATTACGCCATCGATGGCGGCTACCTGGCGCAGTAA
- the dld gene encoding D-lactate dehydrogenase, translated as MNAASQGPATLLAQLRAIVGNAHVLCGDKPTRRFRKGYRFGNGPVLAVVRPGTLLEQWRVLQAVVAADAVVIMQAANTGLTGGSTPDGADYDRPVVILNTLRLTGVQLINEGRQVVCLPGATLDRLEKVLAPLDREPHSVIGSSCIGASVLGGVCNNSGGALVRRGPAYTEMALFAQVDADGRLQLVNHLGIALGDTPEQILERLQRGDYARTDVDNRTDRAASDPRYAEQVRQVDASTPARYNADPSRHYEAAGSAGKLAVFAVRLDTFAREPAEVFYIGSNAMEDLTAVRRHLLTAFERLPISGEYLHRDAFDIGERYGKDTFLLIDRLGTARVPAAFALKSRIDGWFEMVGLLGATDRVIQAMMRLLPGHLPPRMKQFRDRYEHHLLLKVSAGDAAATETFLRTHFADGEGDFFACTADEGRKAFLHRFAVAGAAVRYRDVHRDAVQDIVALDVALRRDDRQWVEQLPADIDAKLAGKLYYGHFFCHVFHQDYIVRKGEDPLAIEHAMWALLDARGAEYPAEHNVGHLYPAKPALVAFYQQLDPSNTFNPGIGQTPKTRHWNGCDCTGTGTG; from the coding sequence ATGAACGCTGCATCCCAGGGCCCGGCCACGCTGTTGGCGCAGCTGCGTGCGATCGTCGGCAATGCGCACGTGCTGTGCGGCGACAAGCCGACCCGGCGCTTCCGCAAGGGCTACCGCTTCGGTAACGGCCCGGTGCTGGCGGTGGTCCGCCCGGGTACGCTGCTGGAGCAGTGGCGCGTGCTGCAGGCGGTGGTGGCTGCCGATGCCGTGGTCATCATGCAGGCCGCCAACACCGGCCTGACTGGCGGCTCCACGCCCGACGGCGCGGACTACGACCGGCCGGTGGTGATCCTCAACACGCTGCGCCTGACTGGCGTGCAGCTGATCAACGAGGGCCGACAGGTGGTCTGCCTGCCCGGGGCGACGTTGGACCGGTTGGAGAAGGTACTGGCGCCGCTGGACCGCGAACCCCACTCGGTGATCGGCTCGTCGTGCATTGGTGCCTCGGTGCTGGGCGGGGTCTGCAACAATTCCGGCGGCGCGCTGGTGCGGCGAGGCCCGGCCTATACCGAGATGGCGCTGTTCGCCCAGGTCGACGCGGACGGGCGACTGCAGCTGGTCAATCATCTCGGCATCGCGCTGGGCGACACCCCCGAGCAGATCCTGGAGCGGCTGCAGCGCGGCGACTACGCACGCACCGACGTGGACAACCGCACGGACCGCGCCGCCTCCGATCCGCGCTATGCCGAGCAGGTACGCCAGGTCGATGCGTCCACCCCGGCCCGCTATAACGCCGATCCCTCACGCCACTACGAAGCGGCCGGTTCGGCCGGCAAGCTGGCGGTGTTCGCGGTGCGGCTGGATACCTTCGCGCGCGAACCGGCCGAGGTGTTCTACATCGGCAGCAACGCGATGGAGGATCTCACCGCGGTCCGCCGACACCTGCTGACGGCCTTTGAGCGCCTGCCGATTTCCGGCGAGTACCTGCATCGCGACGCGTTTGATATCGGCGAGCGCTACGGCAAGGACACCTTCCTGCTCATCGATCGCCTGGGCACCGCGCGGGTACCGGCTGCATTCGCGCTGAAGAGCCGCATCGACGGTTGGTTCGAAATGGTCGGGCTGCTTGGGGCCACCGACCGGGTCATCCAGGCCATGATGCGCCTGCTGCCGGGGCACCTGCCGCCCCGCATGAAGCAGTTCCGTGACCGTTACGAGCACCACCTGCTGCTGAAGGTATCGGCAGGGGATGCGGCCGCCACCGAGACCTTCCTGCGCACGCACTTCGCCGATGGCGAGGGTGACTTCTTCGCATGCACCGCCGATGAAGGCCGCAAGGCATTCCTGCATCGCTTTGCGGTGGCAGGCGCGGCCGTGCGGTATCGCGACGTACACCGCGATGCAGTGCAGGATATCGTCGCGCTGGACGTGGCCTTGCGCCGCGATGACCGCCAGTGGGTGGAACAGCTGCCGGCGGACATCGACGCCAAGCTGGCCGGCAAGCTGTATTACGGGCACTTCTTCTGCCACGTGTTCCACCAGGACTACATCGTGCGCAAAGGCGAAGATCCGCTGGCGATCGAGCATGCGATGTGGGCATTGCTGGACGCGCGTGGTGCCGAGTACCCGGCCGAACACAACGTGGGCCACCTGTACCCGGCCAAGCCGGCACTGGTCGCGTTCTATCAGCAGTTGGATCCCAGCAACACGTTCAACCCGGGCATCGGCCAGACGCCCAAAACGCGCCACTGGAACGGCTGCGACTGCACCGGAACCGGAACGGGGTAG
- the lldR gene encoding transcriptional regulator LldR, protein MKNERLSDKVAAQLRGLVSTQNLQPGDRLPAERALAVQLGVSRTALREAIAQLASQGLLTARVGGGTYVAEPAARARQAIDEPLMPYLPLFQGDPEYRFDVLEIRHALEGATAWHAALRATDADRAKIRDAFNTMMAAHGKDDPAGEARADAAFHLAIAEASHNLVLLQVMRGLFELLQTNISQSREKLYTSPRTFEPLSVQHREMMDGVLSGDPERARAAAHAHLEFVHTSLRTLDDNEARRTRASRLPSAHG, encoded by the coding sequence ATGAAGAACGAACGCCTGTCCGACAAAGTGGCCGCGCAGCTGCGTGGCCTGGTGAGCACGCAGAACCTGCAGCCGGGGGATCGGTTGCCGGCCGAGCGGGCGCTGGCCGTGCAGCTGGGGGTGTCACGCACCGCCCTGCGCGAGGCCATCGCGCAGCTGGCCAGCCAGGGCCTGCTGACCGCGCGGGTAGGCGGTGGCACCTACGTAGCCGAACCCGCCGCGCGGGCCCGGCAGGCCATCGACGAACCGCTGATGCCGTACCTGCCGCTGTTCCAGGGCGACCCGGAGTACCGCTTCGACGTGCTGGAGATCCGCCACGCGCTGGAAGGCGCCACCGCCTGGCACGCCGCGCTGCGCGCCACCGATGCGGACCGGGCGAAGATCCGCGACGCCTTCAACACCATGATGGCCGCACACGGCAAGGACGATCCGGCCGGTGAGGCGCGCGCCGATGCGGCCTTCCACCTGGCCATCGCCGAGGCTTCGCACAACCTGGTGTTGCTGCAGGTGATGCGCGGCCTGTTCGAGCTGTTGCAGACCAACATCTCGCAGAGCCGCGAAAAGCTCTACACCTCGCCACGCACGTTCGAACCGTTGTCGGTGCAGCACCGGGAAATGATGGACGGGGTGCTGTCCGGCGATCCCGAACGCGCGCGCGCCGCCGCACACGCCCATCTGGAATTCGTGCACACCTCGCTGCGCACGCTCGACGACAACGAGGCCCGGCGCACGCGCGCTTCGCGGCTTCCTTCCGCCCACGGTTGA
- a CDS encoding MgtC/SapB family protein — protein MGLEQDLSILLRIAAAMVFGGLIGIEREMGKHAAGLRTHMLIAGAAALIVGLGDSIAEHFQQERYRDLLQVDPVRLIEAVVACVGFVAAGTILRGTRDDQVSGLTTASSLIMSASIGIAVGIGEYVIAIGVSILCLIVLAVFSRIAKKLEAS, from the coding sequence ATGGGACTGGAACAGGATCTATCGATACTGCTGCGGATTGCCGCAGCCATGGTGTTTGGTGGCTTGATCGGCATCGAACGCGAGATGGGCAAACACGCGGCCGGTCTGCGCACCCACATGCTCATTGCCGGCGCGGCCGCCTTGATTGTGGGCCTCGGCGACAGCATCGCCGAACACTTCCAGCAGGAGCGCTATCGCGACCTGCTGCAGGTCGATCCGGTCCGTCTCATCGAGGCGGTAGTGGCCTGCGTAGGTTTCGTAGCGGCCGGCACCATCCTGCGCGGGACGCGCGATGACCAGGTCAGCGGCCTGACCACGGCCAGCTCCCTGATCATGTCGGCGTCGATCGGCATCGCGGTCGGCATCGGCGAGTACGTCATCGCCATCGGCGTCAGCATCCTGTGTCTGATCGTGCTGGCGGTGTTCAGTCGGATCGCCAAGAAACTGGAGGCATCATGA
- the lldP gene encoding L-lactate permease has product MQPWQQLYDPAGNLWLSSLIALLPIAFFFVALAVLRMKGWLAGTLTVAIALAVALLFYRMPLQQAFAAGAYGFIYGLWPIAWIILGAVFLYKVSVKTGQFDIIRASILSVTEDQRLQMLMVGFAFGAFLEGAAGFGAPVAITAALLVGLGFKPLYAAGLCLIVNTAPVAFGAMGIPIIVAGQVTGLDPFEIGQMAGRQLPFLTIIVLFWIMAIMDGWRGVKETWPAVLVAGGSFAIAQYLTSNFIGPELPDITASLASLVCLTLFLRRWKPVRIFRFDTETSAEAAAQAVDAPRYSTGQIIKAWSPFLILTAMVTVWSIKPFKALFAAGGPLEHWVLKLPVPGLDQLVQKMPPIVPSPSAYEAVYKFDAVSATGTAIMLGAVLAIVLLKMRPAAALRTFGETANELKVPIYSIGMVLAFAFIANYSGLSATLALALAHTGKAFTFFSPFLGWLGVFLTGSDTSSNALFSALQATTAQQIGVSEVLLVAANTTGGVTGKMISPQSIAIACAAVGLAGKESDLFRFTVKHSLIFTVMVGIITTLQAYWLTWMIP; this is encoded by the coding sequence ATGCAGCCCTGGCAACAACTGTATGACCCCGCTGGCAACCTGTGGCTGTCCAGCCTGATCGCGCTGTTGCCGATCGCCTTCTTCTTCGTCGCCCTGGCCGTGCTGCGCATGAAGGGCTGGCTGGCTGGAACGCTCACCGTGGCCATCGCCCTGGCGGTGGCGCTGCTGTTCTACCGCATGCCGCTGCAGCAGGCGTTCGCGGCCGGCGCGTACGGCTTCATCTACGGGCTGTGGCCGATCGCCTGGATCATCCTGGGCGCGGTGTTCCTGTACAAGGTCTCGGTCAAGACCGGTCAGTTCGACATCATCCGCGCCTCGATCCTGTCGGTCACCGAAGACCAGCGCCTGCAGATGCTGATGGTCGGCTTCGCCTTCGGTGCGTTCCTGGAAGGGGCGGCCGGTTTCGGTGCGCCGGTGGCGATCACCGCCGCGCTGCTGGTCGGGCTGGGCTTCAAGCCGCTGTATGCGGCCGGGCTGTGCCTGATCGTCAACACCGCACCGGTCGCCTTTGGCGCGATGGGCATTCCGATCATCGTGGCGGGGCAGGTCACCGGCCTGGATCCGTTCGAGATCGGGCAGATGGCCGGCCGCCAGCTGCCGTTCCTGACCATCATCGTGCTGTTCTGGATCATGGCGATCATGGACGGCTGGCGCGGCGTCAAGGAAACCTGGCCGGCAGTGCTGGTGGCCGGCGGCTCGTTCGCCATCGCGCAGTACCTGACCTCCAACTTCATCGGGCCGGAACTGCCCGACATCACCGCCTCGCTGGCCTCGCTGGTGTGCCTGACCCTGTTCCTGCGCCGCTGGAAGCCGGTGCGGATCTTCCGCTTCGATACCGAAACCAGTGCCGAGGCCGCAGCGCAGGCAGTGGACGCCCCGCGTTACAGCACCGGGCAGATCATCAAGGCGTGGTCGCCGTTCCTGATCCTCACCGCGATGGTCACCGTGTGGAGCATCAAGCCGTTCAAGGCGTTGTTCGCCGCTGGCGGGCCGCTGGAGCACTGGGTGCTGAAGCTGCCGGTGCCGGGGCTGGACCAGCTGGTGCAGAAGATGCCGCCCATCGTCCCATCGCCCAGCGCCTACGAGGCGGTGTACAAGTTCGATGCGGTATCAGCCACCGGCACCGCCATCATGCTTGGCGCGGTGCTGGCCATCGTGCTGCTGAAGATGCGCCCGGCCGCGGCGCTGCGCACCTTCGGTGAGACCGCCAACGAGCTGAAGGTGCCCATCTACTCGATCGGCATGGTGCTGGCCTTTGCCTTCATCGCCAACTACTCGGGGCTGTCGGCCACGTTGGCGCTGGCCCTGGCCCATACAGGCAAGGCCTTTACCTTCTTCTCGCCGTTCCTGGGCTGGCTGGGCGTGTTCCTGACCGGCTCGGACACTTCCTCCAACGCGCTGTTCTCGGCGCTGCAGGCCACCACCGCCCAGCAGATCGGCGTGTCCGAGGTGCTGCTGGTGGCGGCCAACACCACCGGCGGGGTGACCGGCAAGATGATTTCCCCGCAGTCCATCGCCATCGCCTGCGCGGCGGTGGGGCTGGCCGGCAAGGAGTCCGACCTGTTCCGCTTCACGGTCAAGCACAGCCTGATCTTCACGGTGATGGTGGGCATCATCACCACGCTGCAGGCGTACTGGCTCACCTGGATGATTCCCTGA
- a CDS encoding TIGR02594 family protein, whose product MTTYISAVFHKDIRTVEFTAANGDKMLRTGGTLAWLLNNPGNLRPGGKYVSMIGQADTASGKFAIFSSVEEGRKEKRALLRRKYNDMTLYNAMHTYAPEGENDTAKYLAFVRKKSGATDQTVIKDMTDEQFNGMVAAMEQYEGFNANADTRKEKIVHATQVSLSDGAKPLPSFPVVAKTSTGKEKKLTTNAYGVLPAFITSKPGEMVQLFAEEAGKVGTKIGEFVLDQASASLLFARPLVTALAGSQPHNPDGGPRDAKRAPIRYVIQPKDTLGTVASKFKTSVDELVSNNRIRDRNKVFPGEVIWIYGPAPQGSTSGAAANDAASAAAKNSYAIKRGDTLSGIADRHGVSVDQLMAANPAIKDRNKISPGQSINLPTGAKKAEPASTAVTKPKTGQPPASSKPSGPAPSLVKPPPVAPPKQPAVKPPAAVDTRPVRSAENQAHPIALVPYSQQRAPWIEHAYAQAKKWSGKKEGVITKTINFHEEIGYGKQFKTMAGGDNAWCASFVNYCMRKAGYPISSPHPYRARSFAADTTNYVQIDAPVFGAIALVKTSHVGFVYALDGSSPILLGGNQSDQINFVKYNPASLRYYVPKAYLAFANKELKDPKLDATHAKTLNDALGIVVVTKASGNER is encoded by the coding sequence ATGACCACGTACATCAGCGCGGTATTTCACAAGGACATCCGCACGGTGGAATTCACCGCTGCGAACGGCGACAAGATGTTGCGCACCGGCGGTACGTTGGCGTGGCTGCTCAACAACCCGGGCAACCTGCGGCCAGGTGGCAAGTACGTCAGCATGATCGGCCAGGCCGACACGGCCAGCGGCAAGTTCGCCATCTTTTCCAGCGTCGAGGAAGGCCGCAAGGAGAAGCGCGCCCTGCTGCGCCGCAAGTACAACGACATGACGCTGTACAACGCGATGCACACCTACGCCCCGGAAGGCGAGAACGACACGGCCAAGTACCTGGCGTTCGTGCGCAAGAAGTCTGGCGCCACCGACCAGACCGTCATCAAGGACATGACCGACGAGCAGTTCAACGGCATGGTTGCGGCGATGGAGCAGTACGAAGGCTTCAACGCGAATGCGGACACCCGCAAGGAAAAGATCGTGCACGCCACCCAGGTGTCGCTGTCCGATGGCGCCAAGCCGCTGCCATCCTTCCCCGTGGTGGCCAAGACCAGCACCGGAAAGGAGAAGAAACTCACCACCAACGCCTATGGCGTGCTGCCGGCCTTCATCACCAGCAAGCCGGGTGAGATGGTGCAGCTGTTCGCCGAAGAGGCCGGCAAGGTCGGCACCAAGATCGGCGAGTTCGTGCTGGACCAGGCGTCGGCGTCGCTGCTGTTCGCGCGACCGCTGGTCACTGCGCTGGCCGGCTCGCAGCCGCACAACCCGGACGGCGGTCCGCGCGACGCCAAGCGCGCGCCGATCCGCTATGTGATCCAGCCAAAGGACACGCTCGGCACGGTGGCCAGCAAGTTCAAGACCAGCGTGGACGAACTGGTCAGCAACAACCGGATCCGGGACCGCAACAAGGTCTTTCCGGGCGAGGTGATCTGGATCTACGGCCCGGCACCGCAGGGCAGCACGTCCGGCGCGGCCGCCAACGATGCCGCGTCAGCCGCTGCCAAAAACAGCTATGCGATCAAGCGCGGCGACACGCTGTCGGGCATCGCCGACCGCCACGGCGTGTCGGTGGACCAGCTCATGGCGGCCAACCCGGCGATCAAGGACCGCAACAAGATCAGCCCCGGGCAGTCGATCAACCTGCCGACCGGCGCGAAGAAGGCCGAACCGGCCTCCACCGCCGTGACCAAACCCAAGACCGGCCAACCGCCCGCCTCGAGCAAGCCGAGCGGGCCGGCACCCAGCCTGGTCAAGCCGCCGCCGGTCGCCCCGCCCAAGCAGCCGGCCGTGAAGCCGCCGGCGGCGGTGGACACCCGGCCGGTGCGCAGTGCGGAGAACCAGGCCCATCCGATCGCGTTGGTGCCGTATTCCCAGCAACGGGCGCCGTGGATCGAGCACGCTTACGCGCAGGCCAAGAAGTGGTCGGGCAAGAAGGAAGGGGTCATCACCAAGACGATCAACTTCCACGAGGAAATCGGCTACGGCAAGCAGTTCAAGACCATGGCTGGCGGAGACAACGCCTGGTGTGCCTCGTTTGTGAACTACTGCATGCGCAAGGCCGGGTACCCCATCTCCAGCCCGCATCCGTACCGCGCCCGCTCGTTCGCCGCCGATACCACCAACTACGTGCAGATCGATGCACCGGTATTCGGCGCGATCGCGCTGGTCAAGACCAGCCACGTGGGCTTTGTGTACGCGCTTGATGGCAGCAGCCCGATCCTGCTGGGCGGCAACCAGAGCGACCAGATCAACTTCGTCAAATACAATCCTGCGTCGCTGCGCTATTACGTGCCCAAGGCCTACCTGGCCTTCGCCAACAAAGAACTGAAGGACCCGAAACTCGATGCGACCCACGCCAAAACCCTCAATGACGCCCTCGGCATCGTCGTCGTCACCAAGGCCAGCGGCAATGAGCGTTGA
- a CDS encoding DUF1543 domain-containing protein: MLHVFMLGGRHARARIEVHDVAFANVDRPEDAYPQLRREWFGDAKGLHVDGWLAVDGVDGHQVRFGDVAPGPAAPRLFFVNLGGYVPRALGEAHDYLLLVAADVADARQKAKGLRDASWIMPHTDAVLDVDDCIAIDQVGGRYVQLEPGAHAEIALVSDYIVIG; encoded by the coding sequence GTGCTGCACGTGTTCATGCTGGGCGGGCGCCATGCGCGTGCGCGCATCGAAGTCCATGACGTGGCCTTCGCCAATGTCGACCGCCCCGAGGATGCCTACCCACAGTTGCGCCGGGAGTGGTTCGGTGACGCCAAGGGCCTGCACGTGGACGGCTGGCTGGCGGTGGACGGGGTCGACGGCCATCAGGTCCGTTTCGGCGATGTTGCCCCGGGCCCGGCTGCGCCGCGCCTGTTCTTCGTCAACCTGGGCGGCTACGTGCCACGCGCGCTGGGCGAGGCGCACGACTACCTGCTGCTGGTCGCCGCTGACGTGGCCGATGCCAGGCAGAAGGCCAAGGGCCTGCGCGACGCCAGTTGGATCATGCCGCATACCGACGCGGTGCTGGACGTGGACGACTGCATCGCCATCGACCAGGTGGGCGGCCGCTACGTGCAGCTGGAGCCAGGCGCGCATGCGGAGATCGCGCTGGTCAGTGACTACATCGTGATCGGCTGA
- the lldD gene encoding FMN-dependent L-lactate dehydrogenase LldD, with protein MIISASTDYRAAAQRRLPPFLFHYIDGGAYAEHTLKRNVSDLADIALRQRVLRNMAELSLETTLFGERLAMPVALAPVGLTGMYARRGEVQAARAAASRGIPFTLSTVSVCPIEEVAPAIDRPMWFQLYVLKDRGFMRNALERAKAAGVTTLVFTVDMPTPGARYRDAHSGMSGPNAPLRRMLQAATHPCWAWDVGLRGRPHDLGNISTYRGSPTGLADYIGWLGANFDPSISWKDLEWIREFWSGPMVIKGILDPDDARDAVRFGADGIVVSNHGGRQLDGVLSTARALPAIADAVKGELKILADSGIRSGLDVVRMLALGADSVLLGRAFVYALAAQGEAGVAHLLDLMAKEMRVAMTLTGAKTIADISRDSLVDATRRLAAAP; from the coding sequence ATGATCATCTCCGCCTCCACCGATTACCGCGCGGCTGCGCAGCGCAGGCTGCCGCCGTTCCTGTTCCACTACATCGATGGCGGCGCGTATGCCGAACACACGCTCAAGCGCAACGTGTCCGACCTGGCCGACATCGCGCTGCGTCAGCGCGTGCTGCGCAACATGGCCGAGCTGAGTCTGGAAACCACCCTGTTCGGCGAGCGCCTGGCGATGCCGGTGGCGCTGGCGCCGGTCGGGCTGACCGGGATGTATGCGCGACGCGGTGAGGTGCAGGCGGCGCGCGCGGCGGCCAGCCGCGGCATCCCCTTCACCCTGTCGACGGTGTCGGTGTGCCCGATCGAAGAAGTGGCGCCGGCCATCGATCGGCCGATGTGGTTCCAACTGTATGTGCTGAAGGACCGCGGCTTCATGCGCAATGCGCTGGAGCGGGCCAAGGCCGCCGGGGTCACCACGCTGGTGTTCACCGTGGACATGCCCACCCCCGGCGCGCGCTACCGCGACGCCCACTCGGGCATGAGCGGCCCCAACGCGCCGCTGCGGCGCATGCTGCAGGCCGCTACCCATCCGTGCTGGGCGTGGGACGTGGGCCTGCGCGGCCGCCCGCATGACCTGGGCAACATTTCCACCTATCGCGGCAGTCCGACCGGGCTGGCGGACTACATCGGCTGGCTGGGTGCCAACTTCGATCCCTCCATCTCCTGGAAAGACCTGGAGTGGATCCGTGAATTCTGGTCAGGACCCATGGTGATCAAGGGCATTCTCGACCCGGACGACGCGCGCGACGCGGTGCGGTTCGGCGCCGATGGCATCGTGGTCTCCAACCACGGCGGCCGCCAGCTGGATGGCGTGCTGTCCACCGCGCGTGCGCTGCCGGCCATTGCCGATGCGGTGAAGGGCGAACTGAAGATCCTGGCCGACTCGGGCATCCGCAGTGGCCTGGACGTGGTGCGCATGCTCGCGCTGGGCGCCGACAGCGTGCTGCTGGGCCGTGCGTTCGTCTATGCACTGGCCGCGCAGGGCGAGGCCGGCGTGGCCCATCTGCTGGACCTGATGGCCAAGGAAATGCGGGTGGCGATGACGCTCACCGGGGCGAAGACCATCGCCGACATCAGCCGCGATTCGCTGGTGGACGCCACCCGTCGCCTCGCGGCCGCGCCATGA